GCGCCACCAGCATGAAGGGCTGGGTGTTGTAGACCGCCGTTGCGATCGAGATCGAGGCGCGCGGGAAGGCGGCGAAAAGCAGGATCCAGTTCGAGACGATGGCGAAGCCACCGACAGCGGCCCAGGCGATCTGACGGCGGGTCATCACCTCTGGGCGAAACAGGCCGAGTGCGGCGCAGACGATCAGTAGCGTGACCGCGCCGAAGGCACAGCGCCAGAACACCACATCCATGACCGGCTGGCCGGACAGCACGACAAACAGCCCGATCGTTCCAGAAATCACCATGGCAACGGTCATTTCGACCGTGCCGCGCATCTTGTCCGACATTGTCCAAGTCCCTTGGTTTCAGGACTGGATTTGTACGCTTGTGGTTGGCCGGATTATATGGATTATGGAAGGTGACTGTGAGGCATAGGCTAATCCTGTAAGGTAATCTTACGAAAATACCTAAGAGGCTTGCATGCTGGACGATCTCGACAGGCGCATTGTCGAAATTTTGGTCGATGACGCCCGGATTTCGCTGAAGGAACTGGCCCAGCGGGTGAACCTGTCGTCGCCAAGCACGTCGGAACGCCTCAGGCGCCTTGAGGAGCGTGGCGTGATCCGCGCCTTCACCGTCGACATCGATCCGACTGCGCTCGGCTACACCTTGCAGGCGATCGTGCGTATCCGGCCGCTGCCGGGCAAGCTGCATCAGGTGCAGAAGCTGATCGAGGACATCGCGCAGTTTTCGGAATGCGACAAGGTGACCGGCGATGACTGTTTCATCGCCCGCCTGCACATCCGCTCCATCGACGAGCTCGACAAGATCCTCGACCAGATCACCGACAAGGCCGAAACCAACAGTTCGATCGTCAAGGCGCAGCCAGTGAAACGGCGCTTGCCGCCGCTGGCCTGAGATTGCATTGGGCACAAAAAAGCCGGCGCTTGTGGCGCCGGCTTTCGATAGCGGGCTGAAGAAGAGATCAGCCGATCTTCTGGCCGGTCTTGGCCCAGTCGGCGAGGAACATCTCGAGCCCCTTGTCGGTCAGCGGGTGCTTGACCAGCGCCTTCAGCGTTGCCGGCGGGATTGTGGCGACGTCGGCACCGATCAGCGCCGCACGCTTGACGTGGTCGACGGTGCGGATCGAAGCGGCGAGAATCTCGGTGTCGAAGCCGTAATTGTCATAGATGTGGCGGATCTCAGCGATCAGCTCCATGCCGTCGACACCCATGTCGTCGAGACGGCCGATGAAGGGCGAAATGAAGGTAGCACCCGCCTTGGCGGCGAGCAGGGCCTGGTTGGCGGAGAAGCACAGCGTGACATTGACCATGCGGCCTTCCGAAGTCAGCGCGCGGCAGGCCTTGAGGCCGTCGAGCGTCAGCGGCACCTTGATGCAGATGTTGTCGGCGATCTTCGACAGCACCGCCGCTTCCTTCATCATCTCGGCATATTCGGTGGCGGCGACTT
The nucleotide sequence above comes from Aminobacter aminovorans. Encoded proteins:
- a CDS encoding Lrp/AsnC family transcriptional regulator; amino-acid sequence: MLDDLDRRIVEILVDDARISLKELAQRVNLSSPSTSERLRRLEERGVIRAFTVDIDPTALGYTLQAIVRIRPLPGKLHQVQKLIEDIAQFSECDKVTGDDCFIARLHIRSIDELDKILDQITDKAETNSSIVKAQPVKRRLPPLA
- the fsa gene encoding fructose-6-phosphate aldolase; translation: MKFFVDTADVKDIRELNELGLLDGVTTNPSLILKSGRNIAEVTKEICDIVEGPVSAEVAATEYAEMMKEAAVLSKIADNICIKVPLTLDGLKACRALTSEGRMVNVTLCFSANQALLAAKAGATFISPFIGRLDDMGVDGMELIAEIRHIYDNYGFDTEILAASIRTVDHVKRAALIGADVATIPPATLKALVKHPLTDKGLEMFLADWAKTGQKIG